The Myxococcota bacterium genome contains a region encoding:
- a CDS encoding SRPBCC family protein — protein sequence MSKVIRSPRQRVWDALTLPSELIRWDDRRLSLEAPAPGHPRLGQAAEWLCLLGSVKVRCSEEPIEILPEARLRTAVALGAFRFEETYTLVDEEPSGTRVSLALAARNSVPLFDNELDRFDVRKLCVERVDANLSLLQRWCERPRRAQDGRAPLPSPPLS from the coding sequence ATGTCGAAGGTGATTCGAAGCCCGCGCCAGCGGGTGTGGGACGCGCTCACGCTGCCGTCGGAACTGATCCGCTGGGACGACCGACGCCTCTCGCTGGAGGCCCCGGCGCCCGGACACCCCCGGCTGGGACAAGCCGCCGAATGGCTGTGTCTGCTGGGATCGGTCAAGGTGCGCTGCAGCGAGGAGCCGATCGAGATCTTGCCCGAGGCCCGACTGCGGACAGCGGTCGCGCTCGGCGCGTTCCGTTTCGAAGAGACCTACACCCTGGTCGACGAAGAGCCCTCGGGAACCCGCGTGTCCCTCGCCCTGGCGGCGCGCAATTCAGTCCCGCTCTTCGACAACGAGCTCGACCGCTTCGACGTCCGAAAGCTCTGCGTCGAGCGCGTCGACGCGAACCTCTCCCTCCTGCAGCGCTGGTGCGAACGGCCCCGGCGCGCACAGGACGGACGCGCTCCGCTGCCTTCGCCGCCGCTCTCCTGA
- a CDS encoding ATP-binding protein encodes MNPSSTLRVRRAIAGLFLVWALLAIVLSLAALRAPGERLYHPFTHTRIGATSVVYEVSPSAANGGLVAGDVVLAMNGLPYHEVLRAGVEQLDPGVANVYTVEKRDGSQLDVTLAPVPIAWAQTPTVSALHGLMVVVAAMYLLTGGAAWWLRHDRSEAWALLLFCCTMAAQLSTFPQTNLITWGWPRLLINVPLIGATTFHLFTTYPIEPGWIVRNRRIQNLPYVFAALLAGVSLLGPALGLGAGLGLNLSFAFAQVLLVTSLLILGIERRRHGDGPLRDQADLMFWAATVSFLPVVFIYGVEWLMKMPTPYYSFALLWSFLFPVSVGYGIVRRQLFDVRNVAKSSAAYGAATLAITGMFAFFITFADAAVSRLNINFRWFQVSFLFLAILAFNPLRDRLQNLVDRFFDRDREAYRVAVREISEAMVSMLSLSEIADRILLALTDTMGVERAMVMMVDDDGKVLLPMASRGEWDEDALATEIRSDHAIWKHLWMRREDLSRVDFDDEPDIEYREACRDIFDTLEVELLVPILYGVDLLGVIAVGRKISGDRLVGDDRTLLRTLANQSSIAIENAKAFDEIAKLNETLEARVEERTSELRDTQAQLVQAEKMKSLGQLVAGVAHELNNPIGFVHANLQLLDEYIKKLVDVQRNQGDPTRAQEAIGKLLSRSREGTERVKKIVQDLRTFSRMDHAELQDANLHEEIDRTLALMEPRFKAGIEVVRTYGEIPTVRCYAGQLNQVFLNLLMNACDAMEDQGRITIESGSGPIGVRLTFTDNGPGIPEDVRGRIFDPFFTTKPVGEGTGLGLSLSHGIIERHGGQIAVESGPDEGTRFVIDLPLVAAADEELDAASAS; translated from the coding sequence ATGAACCCGTCCTCCACGTTGCGGGTCCGCCGCGCGATCGCCGGGCTGTTTCTCGTCTGGGCGCTGCTGGCCATCGTCCTTTCGCTCGCCGCGCTGCGGGCGCCGGGCGAACGCCTCTACCACCCCTTTACCCACACCCGCATCGGTGCGACTTCGGTCGTCTACGAAGTCTCCCCGAGCGCCGCCAACGGCGGCCTGGTGGCCGGCGACGTCGTCCTCGCCATGAACGGGCTGCCCTACCACGAGGTCTTGCGCGCCGGTGTCGAGCAGCTCGACCCGGGTGTGGCCAACGTCTACACGGTCGAGAAGCGCGACGGCAGCCAGCTCGACGTCACGCTCGCACCGGTACCGATCGCCTGGGCCCAGACCCCGACCGTCAGCGCCCTCCACGGCTTGATGGTGGTGGTGGCGGCGATGTACCTGCTCACCGGCGGGGCGGCGTGGTGGTTGCGGCACGACCGCTCGGAAGCGTGGGCACTCCTGCTCTTCTGCTGCACGATGGCGGCCCAGCTCTCGACCTTTCCCCAGACCAACCTGATCACCTGGGGTTGGCCCCGTCTCTTGATCAACGTGCCCCTGATCGGCGCGACCACCTTCCATCTCTTCACGACCTATCCCATCGAGCCCGGCTGGATCGTCCGCAACCGGCGCATCCAGAACCTGCCCTACGTGTTCGCGGCGCTGTTGGCCGGTGTCTCGCTCCTGGGCCCGGCACTGGGTCTCGGTGCCGGGCTCGGGCTCAACCTCTCGTTCGCTTTCGCCCAGGTGCTGCTCGTGACGTCGCTCTTGATCCTCGGGATCGAACGACGTCGCCACGGTGACGGCCCGCTGCGCGACCAGGCCGACCTGATGTTCTGGGCGGCGACCGTCAGCTTCCTCCCGGTCGTTTTCATCTACGGCGTCGAGTGGCTGATGAAGATGCCCACCCCCTACTACTCGTTCGCGCTGCTCTGGTCGTTCCTGTTCCCGGTGTCGGTGGGCTACGGCATCGTCCGGCGCCAGCTCTTCGACGTGCGCAACGTCGCGAAGTCGTCGGCCGCCTACGGCGCCGCGACCCTGGCGATCACCGGCATGTTCGCCTTCTTCATCACCTTCGCCGACGCGGCGGTGTCCCGGCTGAACATCAACTTCCGCTGGTTCCAGGTGAGCTTCCTGTTCCTGGCGATCCTCGCCTTCAACCCGCTTCGCGATCGGCTCCAGAATCTGGTCGACCGCTTCTTCGACCGGGATCGCGAGGCCTACCGGGTGGCGGTGCGCGAGATCTCCGAGGCGATGGTGTCGATGCTCTCGCTCTCCGAGATCGCCGACCGCATTCTGCTCGCGCTCACCGACACCATGGGCGTCGAGCGCGCGATGGTGATGATGGTCGACGACGACGGCAAGGTGCTCTTGCCGATGGCCTCGCGTGGCGAATGGGACGAGGACGCGCTCGCCACCGAGATCCGCTCGGATCACGCCATCTGGAAGCACCTCTGGATGCGGCGTGAGGACCTCTCCCGCGTCGACTTCGACGACGAACCCGACATCGAATACCGCGAGGCCTGTCGCGACATCTTCGACACCCTCGAGGTCGAGCTACTCGTACCCATCCTCTACGGCGTCGATCTGTTGGGTGTGATCGCGGTCGGCCGCAAGATCTCCGGGGATCGCCTCGTTGGCGACGACCGGACGCTGCTGCGCACCCTGGCGAACCAGTCCTCGATCGCGATCGAGAACGCGAAGGCCTTCGACGAGATCGCGAAGCTCAACGAGACGCTGGAGGCGCGGGTCGAGGAGCGCACCTCGGAGCTGCGGGATACCCAGGCCCAGCTCGTGCAGGCCGAGAAGATGAAGAGCCTGGGCCAGCTCGTCGCGGGCGTGGCTCATGAACTGAACAATCCGATCGGCTTCGTCCACGCGAATCTGCAGCTGCTCGACGAGTACATCAAGAAGCTCGTCGACGTGCAGCGGAACCAGGGCGACCCCACCCGCGCCCAGGAGGCGATCGGGAAGCTGCTCTCGCGTAGCCGCGAGGGCACCGAGCGGGTGAAGAAGATCGTCCAGGACCTTCGGACGTTCTCGCGGATGGATCACGCCGAGCTCCAGGACGCGAACCTCCACGAAGAGATCGATCGCACCCTGGCGCTGATGGAGCCGCGCTTCAAGGCGGGCATCGAAGTCGTTCGCACCTATGGCGAGATCCCAACGGTGCGCTGCTACGCCGGACAGCTCAACCAGGTGTTCTTGAATCTCCTGATGAACGCCTGCGACGCGATGGAAGACCAGGGACGCATCACCATCGAAAGCGGGTCGGGGCCGATCGGCGTGCGTCTGACCTTCACCGACAACGGACCCGGGATTCCCGAGGACGTGCGCGGCCGGATCTTCGACCCGTTCTTCACCACGAAGCCCGTGGGCGAGGGGACGGGCCTCGGGCTCTCCCTGTCCCACGGCATCATCGAGCGCCACGGCGGGCAGATCGCCGTCGAGTCCGGCCCCGACGAGGGCACGCGTTTCGTGATCGATCTGCCGCTGGTGGCCGCGGCCGATGAGGAGCTGGACGCCGCCTCCGCTTCCTGA
- a CDS encoding FAD-binding oxidoreductase: MTGEDSSGSLGRQADALDGSADALDRHADVLILGGGIIGASVAYHLASRGARNVVVVDLDLAGVYASSELNAGGARATWWQPVNIDTCRETLDFFSVHADTFGFDRSGYLWLYDDAELYRQAQEKRTLQNRHGLGVESWSVADVAERFPWLDRNLDELVGATHSPHDGLVNPNAVRTWYRSQAEERGVRFLNRHYASGVETRRDAGAGGSLRHVSAVHVTEVERRGVLEDAGRVRDILVTHRVPRPMQAAEVRIGCDVVVNCLGAWSPVFSAKVGITDVTEPVRRQICLVDVPKPSEVALEAHGMVVDASDVYFHPEGPHVLAGYSLPDEAPGFDFDYDGREFFEEHVWPRLAHRSSRFERCGHVRGWSGLYAVTPDCSGIAGAVPGFANLFEAHSFTGRGVMQSYGVGQAMAERVDTGRYGALDLSALERTRFVDPSRWVPEELHI; encoded by the coding sequence ATGACGGGGGAGGACAGCTCGGGCTCTCTGGGACGCCAGGCCGACGCGTTGGACGGGAGTGCCGACGCGCTCGATCGGCATGCCGACGTGCTGATCCTGGGCGGGGGCATCATCGGGGCGAGCGTCGCCTACCACCTCGCCTCGCGCGGCGCGCGCAACGTCGTCGTCGTCGACCTGGATCTCGCCGGGGTCTACGCGTCTTCAGAGCTCAACGCCGGTGGCGCCCGCGCCACCTGGTGGCAACCGGTGAACATCGATACGTGCCGGGAGACCCTCGACTTCTTCTCGGTCCACGCCGACACCTTCGGCTTCGACCGCAGTGGCTACCTCTGGCTCTACGACGACGCGGAGCTGTACCGGCAGGCGCAGGAGAAGCGCACGCTGCAGAACCGGCACGGGCTCGGCGTCGAGTCGTGGAGCGTCGCCGACGTCGCCGAGCGCTTTCCCTGGCTGGACCGCAACCTCGACGAGCTGGTCGGGGCGACCCACTCGCCCCACGACGGTCTCGTCAACCCGAACGCCGTCCGCACCTGGTACCGCTCTCAGGCCGAGGAGCGGGGCGTCCGCTTCCTCAACCGCCACTACGCCAGCGGTGTCGAGACCCGGCGGGACGCGGGCGCCGGCGGCAGCCTGCGTCACGTGTCGGCGGTCCACGTCACCGAGGTCGAGCGTCGCGGCGTGCTCGAAGACGCGGGTCGGGTCCGCGACATCCTGGTCACCCACCGCGTCCCGCGCCCGATGCAGGCCGCCGAGGTGCGCATCGGCTGCGACGTGGTCGTGAACTGTCTCGGCGCCTGGTCCCCGGTGTTCTCGGCGAAGGTCGGCATCACCGACGTCACCGAGCCCGTGCGGCGCCAGATCTGTCTGGTCGACGTGCCGAAGCCCAGCGAGGTGGCGCTCGAGGCCCACGGCATGGTGGTCGACGCGAGCGACGTCTACTTCCACCCGGAAGGCCCCCACGTCCTGGCCGGCTACTCGCTGCCCGACGAGGCTCCCGGATTCGACTTCGACTACGACGGCCGCGAGTTCTTCGAGGAACACGTCTGGCCCCGCCTCGCCCACCGCTCGAGTCGCTTCGAGCGCTGCGGACACGTCCGGGGCTGGTCGGGTCTGTACGCCGTCACCCCCGACTGCAGCGGCATCGCCGGCGCGGTGCCCGGCTTCGCGAACCTCTTCGAGGCCCATTCCTTCACCGGTCGGGGCGTGATGCAGTCCTACGGCGTCGGCCAGGCGATGGCCGAGCGCGTCGATACGGGCCGCTACGGCGCGCTCGACCTCTCGGCCCTCGAGCGGACCCGCTTCGTCGACCCGTCGCGCTGGGTCCCCGAGGAGCTCCACATCTAG